TACAAGGTCGGCCAGAACACGACCCGGCTACTCCTGGCCACCGGCGACCTCGTCGTCGCGTGGCTGGTGATCCGGCAGGCGGCGGTGGCGTTGGACAAGCTCGGCGGCGACCTGCCCGCAAGCGACCAGTCCTTCTACGAGGGCAACGTGGCCGCGGCCCAGTTCTTCGCTCGGCAGGTGCTGC
The Euzebyales bacterium genome window above contains:
- a CDS encoding acyl-CoA dehydrogenase C-terminal domain-containing protein codes for the protein MLGAMVGFLMSSDPNAENGDIRNVYKVGQNTTRLLLATGDLVVAWLVIRQAAVALDKLGGDLPASDQSFYEGNVAAAQFFARQVLPKLSAERAIAETTDNTLMELDEAAL